Proteins from a genomic interval of Trichoderma breve strain T069 chromosome 2, whole genome shotgun sequence:
- a CDS encoding NAD(P)H-binding domain-containing protein — protein MSTIGIFPASGGLGTSTYTHLLKAVPASNVVLISRYPEKTPQIYKDQGVHLRQASYEASPSELEAAFQGINTLFLISYPSHVHEYRTGLHIPALDAAHRAGVKHVFYSSLAFALPDKSTTLAEVMGAHLDTEAHLRKLADQDPSFSWTSIREGLYHESFPIYTAFLDLRDTSTTEILIPHDGSGPGISWAKRDELGEASANLIAQHYQDSASFPWKNKLVVLTGPREWSLADTVKLLSTVAGRELTIRQVTVDEYTAQPQVAAKFGCNSLSRTWATAWDAIRAGETAHVSSTLEQLLGRRPEEFDVTIKNLYGSTAEK, from the coding sequence ATGTCGACCATTGGCATCTTCCCCGCCTCTGGAGGTCTCGGCACCAGCACTTACACCCACCTCCTCAAAGCCGTGCCCGCCTCCAAcgtcgtcctcatctccCGCTACCCAGAAAAGACTCCCCAAATCTACAAAGATCAAGGCGtccatcttcgtcaagcCTCATACGAAGCTTCGCCCTCTGAACTCGAAGCCGCTTTCCAGGGCATCAACACCCTGTTCCTCATCTCCTACCCCAGCCACGTCCACGAGTACCGCACAGGACTGCATATTCCAGCCCTCGATGCCGCTCACAGAGCCGGTGTAAAGCATGTCTTTTACTCGtctcttgcttttgctctgcctGACAAGAGCACCACGCTGGCAGAGGTCATGGGCGCCCATCTTGACACCGAGGCTCATCTGCGGAAACTCGCCGACCAGGATCCCAGCTTCTCGTGGACTTCCATCAGGGAAGGGCTCTATCACGAATCATTCCCCATTTACACCGCCTTTTTGGACTTGAGAGATACATCCACCACCGAGATTCTCATTCCCCATGACGGTTCCGGCCCCGGCATAAGCTGGGCCAAGCGTGATGAGCTAGGCGAAGCCTCCGCAAATCTAATTGCCCAGCACTACCAAGACTCAGCCAGCTTTCCTTGGAAGAACAAGCTCGTAGTCCTCACCGGGCCTCGAGAATGGTCTCTTGCCGACACCGTCAAGTTGCTCTCCACCGTGGCGGGTAGAGAATTGACCATCCGCCAAGTCACTGTGGATGAATACACCGCCCAGCCGCAGGTCGCCGCAAAGTTTGGAtgcaactctctctctcgaaCCTGGGCAACTGCGTGGGACGCCATTCGTGCGGGAGAAACTGCACATGTGTCGTCGACCCTGGAGCAGCTATTAGGGCGGCGGCCCGAGGAGTTTGATGTTACTATCAAGAATCTCTATGGTTCAACTGCTGAGAAATAG
- a CDS encoding ZIP zinc transporter domain-containing protein yields MDAVMARDAWASIPSSLLQAELQRRRDQGERPQCGGHNSGWYDTAAHVFALLLILVLSTIGCGFPLLSRRATTGHRQKTIIFYCQHIGTGVLLATAFVHLLPTAFSSLTDPCLPYFFSQGYTPFPGLIAMVSAIVVVGVESWLTARGAGHSHSHAHDFWDENDEAEGDAQELHMAGEGLSSRRSHVTGRRPADISLDHLEAAEGLIAGASPLPESSPALQRRRSADDDDRESDLDLDLAELDPAPPGGSAQNGAYSSLAKPNTRRGGETSDGNQIQSPEEQKRRMLQCLLLEAGILFHSVFIGMAISVATGPAFVVFLVAISFHQSFEGMALGSRIAAIQFPKGSIRPWLMVLAYGTTTPIGQAIGLVLQRKWDPSSATGLVVVGVTNAISSGLLLYAGLVQLLAEDFLTEKSYRILKGKKRAQAYFSVVAGAALMAAVGAFA; encoded by the exons ATGGATgcggtgatggcgagag ACGCCTGGGCGTCAATTCCATCGAGCCTGCTCCAGGCCGAACttcaacgacgacgagaccAGGGCGAGAGACCGCAATGCGGCGGGCACAACTCGGGATGGTATGACACGGCTGCGCATGTCTTTGCGCTGCTCCTCATTCTCGTCCTGAGCACGATTG GTTGCGGCTTTCCGCTACTATCCCGGAGAGCGACTACGGGGCATCGACAGAAGACAATCATATTCTACTGCCAGCATATCGGCACCGGCGTGCTTCTCGCCACGGCATTTGTGCACCTGCTGCCGACCGCCTTCTCATCCCTGACCGACCCATGCCTGCCGTACTTCTTCAGCCAGGGATACACTCCTTTCCCAGGGCTCATTGCCATGGTCTCCGCCATTGTCGTTGTGGGAGTCGAATCATGGCTGACCGCTCGGGGCGCAGGCCACTCGCATTCGCATGCGCACGACTTCTGGGATGAGAACGACGAGGCTGAAGGCGATGCGCAAGAGCTGCATATGGCCGGCGAGGGCTTATCCAGCAGGCGCAGCCATGTGACGGGACGACGACCTGCGGACATCTCCCTCGACCACTTGGAGGCTGCAGAGGGGCTCATTGCAGGCGCCTCACCCTTGCCCGAGTCGAGCCCAGCGTTGCAGCGGCGAAGGTCtgcagacgacgacgaccgAGAATCggacctggacctggactTGGCGGAACTCGATCCCGCCCCTCCCGGTGGGAGTGCTCAGAACGGTGCTTACTCTTCACTTGCCAAGCCCAACACACGGCGTGGCGGCGAGACCTCAGATGGGAACCAGATACAGTCTCCTGAAGAGCAGAAGCGTCGGATGCTGCAGTGTCTGTTGCTAGAGGCCGGCATTCTGTTCCACAGTGTGTTCATAGGAATGGCCATCTCTGTGGCTACCGGCCCAGCCTTTGTCGTCTTCTTAGTCGCTATCAGCTTCCACCAGTCGTTTGAAGGCATGGCCCTGGGCAGCCGCATCGCAGCTATACAGTTCCCCAAGGGATCCATCCGCCCCTGGCTCATGGTCCTCGCCTACGGAACCACGACGCCCATCGGCCAGGCAATCGGCCTCGTCCTGCAGAGGAAATGGGACCCGAGCAGTGCCACGGGCCTTGTGGTCGTGGGCGTCACAAACGCCATCTCATCGGGTCTGCTGCTCTACGCGGGCCTtgtgcagctgctggccgaAGACTTCTTGACGGAGAAGAGCTATCGCATTttgaagggcaagaagcgcGCCCAGGCCTACTTTTCCGTCGTGGCTGGCGCGGCGCTCATGGCAGCCGTGGGAGCATTTGCTTAG